The DNA region CTCCTGATCGACGTCACTTCTCAAGAATCCGTTGAGGGCGTGGCTCAGTGCGCCATGTTGTTGCAGGACAGGCTCTTACTCGACATGAGCAGCGACGAGTTGAACGGGACGCTCGCGGCAAAGGTAGAAGGGACCGAAATTCTTGACTTCGAGTTTTCTCAGTTCGAGCCTTCATCGGCACAGCAGGGAGACAAACCTGACTTTTTCGTCATGCTCtcgtcctccgcctccaccgTCGGCAACATTGGATAGACAAACTACCACATCGGCAACCTCTTCATAACGTCCCTCGCCGCGGCCCGTCGAGCGCACGGCCTGGCCGGGTCGGTGATCCATATCGGCCACATTACTGGTGTAGGCTACATTGTTAAATCCAAGGAGCGGACAAATCACCTTGTGGAGCACTTTGATGCAATCCGCTTGATGAGATTGTCCGAGACGGATGTGCATTATGCTTTTGCACAGGCTATGAGGGGTGGTAGGCTGGGTAGTGCCATCTTGCTGAACATCGCCTTAGGTATTGAGCCTCCAACTAAGCCTGTGCCTGCAGGCGAGGTTGAGGGGCTGGAGAGTAGGATTCACTGGCTGAGGGATCCGAGATTGGGCGACATGACGCCTGTGATCCTGTTGCATGGTAGTGaccaggctgctgctggtggcgATGCAACTGCTGCTGGTGGAAGTGTCAGACAGTGGGTTGAGATGCAAAGGGTGAAGAGGAAGCGGTTGTAATTGTTGTTAAGGCGTTCTGTGCGCGACTGGACACCATGCTTCAGCTTTGTGTTAGACGGGCTGGGGAGAACGCCTATCGGCTGGTGATTGATCTTGGTATCGGCTTGCTTGTTGGCGTGGAGATTTGAAACTGGTTCTTGAAGGAACTTGGCGCGAATGTGCCTGTTGTCAAGTTGCTGGGCGGAGATAGTGTTGTTCAGGTTTGTACGACTGCCGCAaggatggtgatggcgaggaggattTCGAAGGAGGGAGCAAGGAGAGGGACCAGCCGTCTTCtactccttctcctcctcctcttccacctTTTGATCCCTCTTCAGTCTCTACCGTCGTCCTGGGGCTGTCCAGgaccaccactaccaccactGCAGGCGACTTTATGAGCGGGAGTCAGACTCCAGGTGTTTCCTCCAGCGACAGCGAGGCCACATCAGTGTCCAAAAACGACGGCAACAAcgcatcatcaacatcctcTGATGACGGCGAGAAATGGCAGCAGTACAAGCTCGAGACCAGCTTGCTTCACCCCGCATCCAAGCCCAAATCCTCCGCCAAGAACGCATGTCCCGTGCCAAAGCCCGGATCTGGTTCGTCAGCAGGTATCTCCTCAACCAGGCCGCCTACAATATGGGTTTTCACTACTGCATCGCCAGGCCTCTGAACATGATGCGTCTTCGCCACGCACTTCAGGCGACGACGCATTACTACAAGTGTCTGCGCATGTGTTTCAGTCAACGCGTCAGGGAGGGCAGGCCTGTGCAGGGCCTCTTGGCTTCGTCAGCATTTGAGCTGGAGCATGTTGCTGTTGCTAATAAGGACGACTTTAAGCAGGCGATGGACAAGCTTGAGACGCGTGTAGGATATCAAGAGGGGTAAAATCTTAGGAATTACGGTGCTTCTTTGTAGCATGGACGTGTATAACATTGTGTTTGGatattactatattattactaatGTTATTGGTTAGTCGTTGTTCCTCTAGGACTTGAACTAGGCATATCGTTTGCAGTCTTAAGGGTTGCGCTTGCTCTTGCAACTTAACTACGCCAAGCGCGAGCAGGCAGATGAGGCAGATAGGTATTACGCTAGGAGACTAGAGTATTGGCGCAGAGAGTTCGCTACGTTGCCTAACGCTCTGCCTCTCCTACCGTATGCATCTGTCTGCGCCCGACCGTCTTGAAACAAGCATGATGCCTCAGAGTCCAAAGTCCAGAATGTATACCACACCCTGTCTCTAGACTTGGCTGCGGCAATCAGGAACGCCTCCAAACAGCTCCGCCTCAAGCCCTTCCACTTCTATCTCGACATCCCTAATGCGCGCAGCACCTGATTTCAGCAACTCAGTGGCGCCTTGAAAGTCCCTAGAATTGATCCGCGAGAAATCGATTCCTGGAGCTTAACCCACCTGATGGCTTAGGTTTAGGGTGAACTGTCATCTTTCGGGCCTGGATGACGAGACGAATGGGTGCAACACTCGTCTAGCCACCCACTTGGAGAAGTGGCACTGCATAGTCATAGAGAAACCACCAGGGCCTTTTGGGATGTGGGAGTGGTGCATCGGATTTTGGATGCTGAAAGGTTGATATAGCTGAGGGCGAGAGAGCCGACATGCTTAAGAAGCTTCGACTTTCTGCGCCTCGCCTAATACACCCAAAGGTGGCAGACACAGATGCACATCTACTCGCAGGTCATTTTCAAAAGGTTGACTATAGAATGTAATGAGCCTCTGTCCAAGCTGGAGGCGTGTATGCGACGTAAAGGGGGTCTATCTAGCTCACTAATTACTCGGGTCGTTAGAATGTCGATCGGAATACAGGCTTTCGGTGGCGACGATTTTCAAATAGCTGCCTGAATCGGACGTGATATCTCGACTGTTTGCTTGATATGCCAACGCTGTCGGCTGCAGCACATCTTAGGTGGTCGGTAAAACAGAGGTCTTGGACAGATAATGCAAACTCCTGAGCCTAGGCTTCGGCTACGGTGGCTATGCATCTTCTGGCGCAGCTGCCTGATTGACCCAATCCCAGATTAACAAATCGGTTGCCATATTGAACGACAAGCATTAAGTAACACATTAGATTACATTCTATGCAGGGCCAATCGACTATGCGAACACTGCTATctttaataaattataaCAAAATAATCTACTTTTACGTTACAGATTGCATAGCTGCAGACTTTTTTCTAGATATTCTAGTAGCTATACTTAAACCTGCTAAATATAAAGGGTAGGAGGTGCTTTAAACTACAAGAGTGGATTTATTGTCTGCTTACGCAGCTTGACCTTACTCTACTGAGGGTAGGGACCCTATTTAAAGGCATATGCAAGAAATTTTATTCTAATTAACAATTTAGGAAGTATCTATTTATGACCTACTAGGGTTTTTCGGACTTGAGCGAAGGGAGGCCCAGTTGCACCCGGTGGGATACTTTAAGCAGCTAATAGACCTACGTCATAGAGTCATTCTAATAATACAAATAATCTTAGCAGTACTAACCTGCATATTATGCTGATACTATGTCGGTTAAAGAATATATAAGCTTATGACCTACCTCTGTATTCTTAAAATCTATTCTACATACTGACCTCTAGTATAACATTTCACCTCCCTATTTAAACCCTCTCTGCAAGAGGAAGTTTGCAGTAAAACAGCTTATCCTTACAATTTATTTTATCCTTGTTCCTTTATCTCACTCGCCTATTATGTTTAGCTTAAGCTTTACTATACTTGCATTCTATCTTACACACCTATTCCTAGTACAAGCTGCCCGAACACCAAAGATAGGTTTCGAGATCGAAACTCCGCACATGCCTATATTCAACATGGAGTGTACAGATGAGGCAAATACAGCTATGAAAGGCCATCAGGTATTAGGCCAAACTGGTAATGGGTGGTTCCTTGGTGTAGATACCACTCCAGCAGTAAAATCGCTTCTAAACCTCGAATACGATCTACTTTGCGATCTGGGTGATACACAAGAGCTTGAAAGCATAATCGGTAACGTTATGGACAATATGGTAAGTACCTTTACGACACTGTAACCAAGCTGAATGCCGTCGGCTAACACAGCCCTAATAGGCAGAACTCGATACTAGGGAAACTTTTACTATCCAGGACTCCAAGGGTTCTCGTGACAGTTGTAACCCTTGGAGGAAAATGGTCTTCCCTGGTGTATCTAAAGTCTCCGGCAAAGCGACCTGGGATGTGCAAGCTACGGCACCCTTGATGCTCGAGGCTGTACAGGACCTCTTAATCGCAGCCTTTCAGAAAGAAGACCATCCATTAGTAATCCGACAAAAAAATTGGATGAAGAACTTGGTATATGTTCAAAAGAACTGGCTTGACTCCAAATACTTTCAAGAGGCAACTGGCGGTTCAGACTGGGCTACAAAAGATGTCATAGGCTTCTTATCGATTATGTTGACGAACATTAAGGAGGCTCGGGAGCTTACCGCAAGCATCTTCCACCCATTGAGAAGAAAAGGTATATCAACACAAGGCCCTAAGACTTTAGTATGGCTTATGCCACGCAATAGTTGGACTTCAGTGTTTAGCCTTGTTGAGAAGAAGCTGCCTGAGAGCGTTCAACTTTGGGACATACTTGAGCACCTAGCTTGTTACCAAAACACTAAGGATGGTAAACTTAAGTAAGAAAAAGCAAAAGACATTATTAAATAATCTGCTAACTTTTGAGTACTTAGGCTTGACAAGCGATTCTGCGGAGGCACAGTGGGCAACCCTCAGCCTAATGGAAAGCTGCAGGATAAGAC from Colletotrichum higginsianum IMI 349063 chromosome 4, whole genome shotgun sequence includes:
- a CDS encoding Hybrid nrps pks, whose amino-acid sequence is MYSMVGAAGVLGLSLCKWALKNGAKHLVITSCNPSVDPIFLSETQRLGASVRVLLIDVTSQESVEGVAQCAMLLQDRLLLDMSSDELNGTLAAKVEGTEILDFEFSQFEPSSAQQGDKPDFFVMLSSSASTTNYHIGNLFITSLAAARRAHGLAGSVIHIGHITGVGYIVKSKERTNHLVEHFDAIRLMRLSETDVHYAFAQAMRGGRLGSAILLNIALGIEPPTKPVPAGEVEGLESRIHWLRDPRLGDMTPVILLHGSDQAAAGGDATAAGGSVRQWVEMQRVKRKRL
- a CDS encoding Hybrid nrps pks, giving the protein MSRAKARIWFVSRYLLNQAAYNMGFHYCIARPLNMMRLRHALQATTHYYKCLRMCFSQRVREGRPVQGLLASSAFELEHVAVANKDDFKQAMDKLETRVGYQEG